The Streptomyces sp. NBC_00335 DNA window CGCGCGGTGCGGTGAAGCTGCTCGACTCGGTCATAGCCGCCCACCCGGAGAACACGGCGGCCCGGCTGCTGCGCGCCCGGGCCTTCTTCGCCGCCGCCCAATTGCGGCCGGCGGAGCTGGAGTTCGAGATCGTGCTGGAGCGGGAGCCGGACAACGCCTTCGCCCACTTCGCGCTGGCCCGCACCCACGAGCGCGCCGGCCGGCCGGACCAGGCCCGCAAGCACTTCCGCCTCGCGGCCGCCCTGGACCCCCAGCCGGACTACCTGGCGGCGGCCCGCTTCGAGAAGTAGCCGGTCTGATCGGCAAGACACCAGGCCCTAGTGGCCCGGCGGCTCGTACGGAGGGATGTCGCGGCCCGGCTGGTAGTGCGGGCCCTGGCGGATGCGGCGGAGCACCACGGCCAGGTCCACGGCCGCGAGTACGGCGACGGCGGCGCAGGCCGCGGCCCACCCGGGCCGGGCGGCGAGCGAGAACGCCGCCGCTCCGGCACCGGACCAGATCAGCCCCCACAGGCTCAGCCAGAAGCGCAGCCGCAGCGCGCTGCGGGCGGTCACCGGCTCGTTTCCGGTGCGCATGGCCATCGCCGCCTCGGCGTCGTCGCCCACCCCGGCTTCCCCGTCCCTTCCATGGTCCCACCGGGGGCGCCGCGCGTCAGGGGTTGAGCTTGTTCACGGCCCTGACGGTCGTCTTCTTGAAGGCGGGGACGGGTGCGTGGGACAGGTTCCCCATCTCTCCCCACTGCACGACCGTCACGGTGGTGCCGTCGCGCCCGATGCCGAACATGTGCACGCCGGGCTCGGATTCCGGGATGGAGGTGTGCACCCCGTAGACGTGCGCGCCCTCCTCGACGGTGAGCTTCCCGTAGTCCTGCCAGGAGGCCGTACCGCCCGGGGTCTTGCGCAGCCAGTCGGCGGCGCATGCCGCCACCTTGCGCTCCAGGGCCGCCTTGAGGTTGATGGCCGCCGTGGTGGAGGACGTGCGTACGGACACCTGTACCGCGCCCGTGTCGAACTCGGTGCCGAAGTCGCGGTACCAGCTCCCGGTGGCAGGGAGCACGCCGTCCAGGCAGAACGGCGCGAACTCGGGCAGCCCCTTGGTGATCTTCCCGGCGTACCAGGGGGAGGTGGGGTGCGGGGGCAGGTCGGTGCCGGCCAGGAAGCCGGGCGCGGTGACGGCGGCCGTGGAGGTGGTGGAGGCGGTGAGGACGAGGGCGGTGGCGGCGGCCGCGGTGGCCGCGAGGACGGCGGTGGTCCGGGCGGGCCGGAAGGTCCGGGCGGGCCGGGTGGATCGGGCGGTGCGTCGGAACATGGTCGGTTCTCCCCGTGTGGTCCGTGATGGTGCGGCGGTGTCTGTGGAGAAGGCTGTACCCCGGCCCGGGCCCACGCCGACGGATCGGGACGAAGTCGGGACGGTGGAACGGCCGTACGCACCGTCAGCTGCGGGAACATCCTTGGCATGGAACGGAACTCCGGGACGGGGAGATCGGCCGAGGCGCAGGCGTTCGCGCGGTCGATGAGGGAACTGAAGGAGCGGAGCGGGCGGAGCTACGGAGCCCTCGCGCGAGGGCTCCACACGAGCACGTCGACCTTGCACCGGTATTGCAGCGGTGAGGCACTGCCCGCGGAGTTCGTCGTGGTGGACCGCTTCGCGCGGGCCTGCGGGGCGACTCCGGCGGAGGCCGTGGAACTGCACCGGGCCTGGCTGCTGGCGGATGCGCGGCGGCGGGCGGTCTCGGTCGTGGAGGCGGTGGAGGCGGTGGAGGTCGTGGAGGCGGTAGAGGCGCCGCCCGTGGATGAGGGGGGCCGGGCGGACCCGGCGGCCGGCCTGGAGGCGGTGGCCGCGGAAGCCGATGTTCCGGGGGCGCCGGTGCCGAGCCGGTCCGGGCGCCGGCTGCGGCTGGCCGGGGCGGTGGCGGCCGCGGTCGTGGCCCTCGCGGTGAGCGTCTGGTGGCTTCCGCAGACGGGTCCGGACCACCGGACACCCCAGGCCGGACCGACGGCGCCGGCCGGGGCCACGGGTACGACGGCGACGGCCGGGCCGACGACGTCGGCGACCGGGCCGGGAGGCACCGGGCCCGCGGCGACGCCGACGCCGACGCAGACCGGCCCGGCGAAGGGCTCGACGGGCGCTTCGGCCGGCGCTTCGTCGGGCGTGACGGGAACGCCGGCCGGGCCCGCGGCGACGGGCGGTCCCTCGCCGGCCTCCCCGCCCCTGCGCGCGGCCGTACGGTCGCACGTGTGGGCGGCGGCCTGCGACCACGCGTACCTCGCCGAGCCGGCGCCCTCGGCGGTGCCCCCGCCCCCGGTGGAGGCGGACGCGCCCGCGTGGGCGGCGGGGCGCGGGGCCGTCCACGCGGGGACGCAGATCGTGGAGGTCACCCTGCTGGGCACGGGCCCGGGCGTGGTGGTCCTGGAGGACTTGGAGGTACGGGTGGCCGGGCGGCGGTCCCCGCTGCAGTGGAACGTCTACCAGATGTCGCAGGGCTGCGGCGGAGGGCTCACCCCGGCCGGGTTCACGGTCAACCTGGACGCACCGCGCCCACTGGCCCGGCCGGTGGCCGGCAACAACGAGGGGGAGGCGATCGCGGCACCCGCCTTCCCGCTCCGGGTCTCGGCCACCGAACCGGCCGTCCTGCGGGTGGTGGCGAGCAGCAGCGGCTGCGACTGCGACTGGTACCTGGACCTGCGCTGGAGCGGCCCCACCGGCTCCGGCACCCTCCGCCTCGACGAGGACGGGCGGCCCTGGCGCATCTCCGCCGTCTCCTCGGACCGACCGGTCTACGGATACGCCCCCGAGCGGGGGCGCTGGGGCCGCTGAACGGCACCGCGGCCCGGGGCCAACCCCCGGCCCCCGCTCCTCGGACGCCGGAGGGCCGGATCCTCGCCGGCGTTCGAGGCGCGGGGTCCCGGGCTTCGGGAAACGTGCAGCTCAGCGGGATTGTCGGTGGGCCCGCCTAGACTCGGTGGCAGATGGGATTCGTCGGCCGCGAAGGTGACGGCGGACGTGGGGAGGGGGAGAGGGGGGAACATGATGGACATGCCGACGGCGTCGCGCGCGCCGGGGCAGTCGGGCGGGGCCGCTTCCGCCCTGCCGCGGCACGCGGCCGTGTTCCTTCCCGCCGCCGTGCCCCGCGAGAGCCGCATCGCGTTCTGGTCCCCCGACGGGGACGGCCTGCCCGCCGAAGGCGCCCCGGCCACGCTCCAGGTGGTCCGCCCCCACGGCGAGGGCATCCGTACCCGCACGGTGCCCGCCGTCACGCTGACGGTCACCGCCGCGCTGCCCGTGCTCGTCCGCGCGGTCCGCAGGCCCGCCACGCATCCCGCGACCCGGGCGTGGGGGACCGCCGCCGTCCAGGCGCTGTCCCTCGTCGCGCGGGGCCGGCTGCTGCCCGGGCTGACCCCCGAAGGCGTCGACGCCTGGCGGGTCGGGCCCCTCGACGCCGAGGACATCGCGCATCTGCGTGCGGTCGCCGCCGCCCTGCCTCCCGAGGGATACGCCACCCCGCTCGCCGGCCGCCGCCCGCTCCACCTGCCCGAACCGGAGGCGCTGGTCAGGGCGTTCCTCGACGCCGTCGCCGACAGCCTGCCCCGGACCCCCGCGGCGCCCTTCGCCGCGGGCCGGCCGTTCGCGGCCCGCGAGCCGCAGCAGGTCCCGGGGATAAGGGACTGGGCCGCGCAGGTCGCCTCGGGAGCGGACACCGGAGTCGGGATCTCGCTCCGCCTCGACCTGTCCTCCTTCCGCCTCTTCGACGAGGCCGAGACCGGGACGGAACCGGAGGAGGACGTGCGCCGCGCCGGGGCCGCCGTCGTCCAGGTGCACAGCCTCGCCGACCCGACCCTGGTCACGGACGCCTCGATGCTCTGGGCGGGCGCCGCCGCGGCCGGCTTCGGGCCCCGCGCCCGGATCGACGCCGTCCTCGCGCTGCGCCGGGCGGCCCGGGTCTGGCCGCCGCTGCTGCGGCTGCTGGACCAGCCGGTTCCCGATGTGCTGGCCCTGTCGGACCCCGAGCTCGAAGACCTGCTGGGCCGGGCCGCGACCCGGCTGGCGGAGGCCGGAGTCCTGGTCCACTGGCCGCGCGAGCTGGCTCGTACGCTGTCCGCGACCGCGGTCGTACGGTCCACCGCGCCCGGTTCCGCCACCGACGGCACCGCCTTCTTCGACGCCGAGCACCTCTTCGCCTTCTCCTGGGAGCTGGCGCTCGGCGGCGACCGGCTCACCCCGGGGGAGATGGACGCGCTCGCGCAGGCCCACCGGCCGGTCGTGCGGCTGCGCGACCAGTGGGTGCGGGTCGATCCGGAGCTGGTGCGCAAGGCCCGCAAGCGGGAGCTGGGCCTACTGGAGCCGGTGGACGCGCTGGCCGCCGCACTGACGGGGACGGTCGAGGTCGAGGTCGAGGGGGAGCCCGTGGCCGCGGTGCCGGTGGGGGCGCTGGCCGCCCTGCGGGACCGGCTGACCGGGGAGCTGGCCCCGCTGCCCCAGCCGGCCGGGCTCAAGGCCACTCTGCGCGACTACCAGGCCCGCGGTCTGGCCTGGCTCGACCTGATGACCTCGCTCGGACTCGGCGGCTGCCTCGCCGACGACATGGGCCTGGGCAAGACCGTCACCCTGATCGCGCTCCACCTGCACCGCGCCCGTCCCGAGCCGACCCTGGTGGTCTGCCCGGCCTCACTGCTCGGCAACTGGCAGCGGGAGATCGAGAGGTTCGCCCCCGGTACGCCGGTGCGCCGCTTCCACGGCGCCGGCCGCAGCCTCGACGGGCTGGAAGGCCAAGGCGGCGGGGGATTCGTCCTCACCACCTACGGAACCATGCGCGCGGGAGCGGCCCGGCTGGCCGAACAGTCCTGGGGCATGGTCGTCGCGGACGAGGCCCAGCACGTCAAGAACCCGCACTCGGCGACCGCGAAGGCGCTGCGCACGATCCCGGCGCCCGCGCGGGTGGCGCTGACCGGCACCCCCGTGGAGAACAACCTCTCCGAGCTGTGGGCGCTCCTCGACTGGACCACGCCCGGACTGCTCGGCCCGCTCA harbors:
- a CDS encoding tetratricopeptide repeat protein, which translates into the protein MSDTTPQLPPPPRSSSPETHVIDYRAAEQLLAARDPRGAVKLLDSVIAAHPENTAARLLRARAFFAAAQLRPAELEFEIVLEREPDNAFAHFALARTHERAGRPDQARKHFRLAAALDPQPDYLAAARFEK
- a CDS encoding DUF6343 family protein; protein product: MRTGNEPVTARSALRLRFWLSLWGLIWSGAGAAAFSLAARPGWAAACAAVAVLAAVDLAVVLRRIRQGPHYQPGRDIPPYEPPGH
- a CDS encoding helix-turn-helix domain-containing protein, with translation MERNSGTGRSAEAQAFARSMRELKERSGRSYGALARGLHTSTSTLHRYCSGEALPAEFVVVDRFARACGATPAEAVELHRAWLLADARRRAVSVVEAVEAVEVVEAVEAPPVDEGGRADPAAGLEAVAAEADVPGAPVPSRSGRRLRLAGAVAAAVVALAVSVWWLPQTGPDHRTPQAGPTAPAGATGTTATAGPTTSATGPGGTGPAATPTPTQTGPAKGSTGASAGASSGVTGTPAGPAATGGPSPASPPLRAAVRSHVWAAACDHAYLAEPAPSAVPPPPVEADAPAWAAGRGAVHAGTQIVEVTLLGTGPGVVVLEDLEVRVAGRRSPLQWNVYQMSQGCGGGLTPAGFTVNLDAPRPLARPVAGNNEGEAIAAPAFPLRVSATEPAVLRVVASSSGCDCDWYLDLRWSGPTGSGTLRLDEDGRPWRISAVSSDRPVYGYAPERGRWGR
- a CDS encoding DEAD/DEAH box helicase — its product is MPTASRAPGQSGGAASALPRHAAVFLPAAVPRESRIAFWSPDGDGLPAEGAPATLQVVRPHGEGIRTRTVPAVTLTVTAALPVLVRAVRRPATHPATRAWGTAAVQALSLVARGRLLPGLTPEGVDAWRVGPLDAEDIAHLRAVAAALPPEGYATPLAGRRPLHLPEPEALVRAFLDAVADSLPRTPAAPFAAGRPFAAREPQQVPGIRDWAAQVASGADTGVGISLRLDLSSFRLFDEAETGTEPEEDVRRAGAAVVQVHSLADPTLVTDASMLWAGAAAAGFGPRARIDAVLALRRAARVWPPLLRLLDQPVPDVLALSDPELEDLLGRAATRLAEAGVLVHWPRELARTLSATAVVRSTAPGSATDGTAFFDAEHLFAFSWELALGGDRLTPGEMDALAQAHRPVVRLRDQWVRVDPELVRKARKRELGLLEPVDALAAALTGTVEVEVEGEPVAAVPVGALAALRDRLTGELAPLPQPAGLKATLRDYQARGLAWLDLMTSLGLGGCLADDMGLGKTVTLIALHLHRARPEPTLVVCPASLLGNWQREIERFAPGTPVRRFHGAGRSLDGLEGQGGGGFVLTTYGTMRAGAARLAEQSWGMVVADEAQHVKNPHSATAKALRTIPAPARVALTGTPVENNLSELWALLDWTTPGLLGPLTAFRARHARPVEHQTEEDGGNEAAVARLAALVRPFLLRRKKSDPGIAPELPPKTETDHPVSLTREQASLYQAAVDEAMAVIGASEGIERRGMIMKLLASLKQICNHPAQFLKEDQPRIAHRSGKLALLDELLDTILAEGGSVLVFTQYVTMARLIERHLTARGISHQLLHGGTPVPRREELVDRFQAGEFPVFLLSLKAAGTGLNLTRAGHVIHYDRWWNPAVEEQATDRAYRIGQTQPVQVHRIIAEGTVEDRIAEMLEAKRALADAVLGSGETALTELTDRELADLVSLRRPG